The following are encoded together in the Proteiniphilum saccharofermentans genome:
- a CDS encoding glycoside hydrolase family 88/105 protein, translating to MKKNYRFICVLFVTVFLATNSVASQDYFDNFPVNADPKSVGDKLSKRFLESKHQLYFDKGIHYAEVCTWYGALRFAELTDDQALIKQLRNRFELLFHIEKDLLPPPIHVDQNMFGCLPLRLYGITGDKRYLDLGLPYADTQWILPANAREEERKWHEKGYSWQTRLWIDDMYMITIVQSEAYTITGNAEYMNRAAKEMVLYLDELQHANGLFYHAPDVPFYWGRGDGWMAVGMTELLFNLPESDPNRERILKGYLLMMNNLKKYINRDGLWNQLIDDPESWTETSGSAMFTYAMIAGVKNGWLDEGEFAPVARRAWLSLCNYINDDNDLTEVCIGTGKKNSKQYYLDRPRIAGDFHGQAPVLWCAYALLDK from the coding sequence ATGAAAAAGAATTACCGCTTTATTTGTGTATTATTTGTAACTGTTTTCTTGGCAACAAACTCTGTTGCGTCTCAGGATTATTTTGATAATTTCCCTGTAAATGCAGATCCCAAAAGTGTTGGTGATAAACTGAGTAAACGCTTTTTGGAGAGTAAACATCAGTTGTATTTCGATAAAGGAATACATTATGCTGAAGTATGCACCTGGTATGGAGCACTCCGGTTCGCAGAGCTGACCGATGATCAGGCATTGATAAAACAACTGAGAAACCGCTTCGAATTACTGTTCCACATAGAAAAGGATCTTCTTCCCCCGCCCATCCATGTAGACCAGAATATGTTCGGATGCCTGCCTCTCAGATTGTACGGTATAACCGGGGATAAGCGCTATCTGGATCTCGGGCTGCCCTATGCCGACACCCAATGGATACTGCCGGCCAATGCCAGAGAGGAAGAGCGTAAATGGCATGAGAAAGGATATTCCTGGCAAACCCGCCTCTGGATAGATGATATGTATATGATTACGATCGTACAATCCGAAGCCTATACTATTACCGGGAATGCCGAATACATGAACAGGGCCGCCAAAGAGATGGTATTGTATCTGGATGAGTTGCAACATGCCAATGGCCTTTTCTACCATGCACCGGACGTGCCTTTTTATTGGGGACGGGGCGACGGCTGGATGGCGGTAGGAATGACCGAACTTCTGTTCAATTTACCGGAAAGCGATCCCAACAGGGAACGCATCCTTAAAGGGTATCTCCTGATGATGAACAATCTGAAAAAATATATCAACAGAGACGGACTTTGGAATCAACTGATCGATGATCCCGAATCCTGGACGGAAACATCCGGATCGGCCATGTTCACTTATGCCATGATTGCCGGTGTGAAGAACGGCTGGCTGGATGAGGGGGAATTTGCACCTGTCGCCCGCAGGGCCTGGCTCTCATTGTGCAATTATATAAACGATGACAATGATCTTACCGAAGTATGTATCGGCACTGGTAAAAAGAACAGTAAGCAATATTACCTTGATCGCCCTCGTATAGCAGGCGATTTTCATGGACAAGCGCCTGTATTATGGTGTGCTTATGCCTTACTCGATAAATAG
- a CDS encoding Ig-like domain-containing protein, with product MTKNTLIVILLVFFVTGLSLTNCDNNIPKYENVSVESITLDEDLKKGVSIEIGDSLVIANRLTVFPEDATNKMQTFASSDADVAVVDARGKINTNSVGTAVIAVTVDGKSDEFTLTVREKDVIEISEIEIIDPEIHINVGSAEDLKTLIIISPAEASINDLLYSSDNPSVVDVNTSGIITGVAGGTAKVTVTSKYDPSVSGEFNVRVFEDYSREGWTLTASQNPLFVEGNNNKLEHALDGDPATWFALVKPGKSHAGISIPTAANGGFVYFIVDMKAEREVSYFRIRHRSGTDTLLRYRIIEEVSGSNDGVNFTPIATDVVVPGWDVAATVETPNLVIPQSTYRYLKFYSQKPECFATDRGSVQLAEIYIGK from the coding sequence ATGACAAAAAATACATTAATAGTCATTCTTCTGGTGTTCTTTGTTACCGGATTATCATTGACCAATTGTGACAATAACATACCCAAATATGAGAATGTCAGTGTGGAAAGTATAACATTGGACGAAGACCTCAAAAAAGGAGTAAGTATAGAGATCGGCGACTCTCTGGTGATTGCAAACCGGTTAACCGTTTTTCCGGAAGATGCCACCAATAAAATGCAAACGTTTGCCTCTTCCGATGCCGATGTGGCCGTGGTGGATGCCAGGGGAAAAATCAATACAAATTCAGTGGGTACCGCTGTAATAGCTGTAACGGTAGATGGAAAATCCGACGAATTTACATTGACGGTAAGAGAAAAAGACGTCATCGAAATCTCTGAAATAGAAATCATTGATCCTGAAATACATATCAATGTAGGATCTGCCGAAGATCTGAAAACACTCATCATCATATCTCCCGCGGAAGCTTCTATCAACGATTTGCTCTACAGTTCCGACAACCCGTCGGTCGTGGATGTAAACACAAGCGGGATCATCACGGGGGTCGCTGGTGGAACCGCAAAGGTAACCGTTACATCCAAATATGATCCATCCGTTTCGGGAGAATTTAATGTAAGGGTGTTTGAAGACTATTCGCGTGAAGGATGGACGTTAACCGCCTCGCAAAATCCTCTTTTTGTAGAAGGGAACAATAATAAACTGGAACATGCACTCGACGGAGATCCTGCTACATGGTTTGCTTTGGTGAAACCGGGGAAAAGTCATGCGGGTATTTCAATACCTACTGCGGCAAATGGCGGCTTTGTTTATTTCATTGTCGATATGAAAGCAGAACGCGAGGTAAGTTACTTCAGGATCCGTCACAGGAGCGGTACCGATACGCTTCTCAGATACCGGATCATAGAAGAGGTTTCCGGGAGTAACGATGGCGTGAATTTCACTCCTATTGCTACGGATGTTGTTGTCCCGGGCTGGGATGTAGCGGCCACAGTAGAGACGCCGAATCTTGTGATCCCTCAATCGACATACAGGTATCTGAAATTTTATTCTCAGAAGCCGGAATGTTTTGCAACAGACCGGGGATCGGTACAGTTGGCCGAAATCTATATAGGTAAATAG
- a CDS encoding RagB/SusD family nutrient uptake outer membrane protein, with protein sequence MKIKSIKILIIGLLVSSFNSCLDYLDVSDELSGGLSSFDQVFSNVDYTKRWYANVYSNMPNYSRFCNANGMGGIWSAYTDEVYNRWANNTGRYNDWNATNNTSERWVELYQRIRQANIFLEKAKPIVEEGGPNAATLTQAEVDRYKANVRFMRALYHFYLMELNGPIPVITQSFTLDDELDIPRNSLDEVIDFIDTEIKEAIPGMEQEPYHDNESFRAVPTKGVALAVLAKLWMYAASPLYNGEYTEALQLQNKDGKYLFPAKDESKKQKALDACKAFIHYAEENNRYELYRVMSNGVLDPDQSVYGVFQEYNREIIWATSVTSWGGADGNDYDTFTTPRSESKGLGDIAVVQELVDDFYMKDGLPIKNTSFLSKSPLYSETGFGTYNGVEVSNMYIDREPRFYNTVTFSGKRWHISNKEVQFYRGGNADNRVEGSPRTGYLLYKRVNRTVHMDSPGVKSKFRPSIIFRLADFYLLYAEALNEVTPSDPDVLEYVNRVRERAGLPKLEELNPAIKGDQNLQREAIRRERRIELATEGQRYFDVRRWMIAENAPGEGGQGGNFHGMNMYGNKTTFHTRTVIHDRSFKRKNYFDPIPYAAIQKSEQLVQNPGW encoded by the coding sequence ATGAAAATCAAATCAATAAAAATACTGATTATCGGCTTATTGGTCAGTTCTTTCAATTCTTGTTTGGATTATCTGGACGTATCTGACGAACTCTCGGGAGGACTGTCCTCTTTCGATCAGGTCTTTAGCAATGTGGATTATACCAAGAGATGGTATGCAAATGTGTATAGTAATATGCCTAATTATTCCAGGTTTTGCAATGCGAATGGAATGGGTGGTATATGGAGCGCGTATACCGATGAGGTGTATAACCGGTGGGCAAATAATACAGGGCGGTATAACGACTGGAATGCAACGAACAACACTTCGGAAAGGTGGGTCGAGTTATACCAGAGGATAAGGCAGGCGAATATATTCCTGGAAAAAGCCAAACCCATCGTAGAAGAAGGAGGTCCTAATGCAGCCACACTTACGCAGGCGGAGGTTGATCGATATAAGGCCAATGTGCGCTTTATGAGAGCATTGTATCATTTTTACCTGATGGAGTTAAATGGGCCGATACCTGTTATTACCCAGTCTTTTACACTGGATGATGAGCTGGATATCCCCCGTAACTCATTGGATGAAGTCATTGATTTTATAGATACCGAGATCAAGGAAGCCATCCCGGGCATGGAGCAGGAACCTTACCATGATAATGAAAGTTTCAGGGCGGTACCTACCAAAGGAGTGGCCCTGGCTGTGCTTGCTAAATTATGGATGTATGCTGCCAGCCCGCTTTATAACGGCGAATATACGGAGGCTTTGCAGTTGCAGAATAAAGACGGTAAATACCTGTTCCCTGCCAAAGATGAAAGCAAAAAGCAGAAAGCGCTTGATGCGTGCAAGGCTTTCATCCACTATGCAGAAGAAAATAACAGGTACGAATTGTATAGAGTGATGTCTAACGGAGTTTTAGATCCTGATCAATCCGTTTACGGGGTTTTCCAGGAGTATAACAGGGAGATCATATGGGCTACTTCGGTCACCTCCTGGGGAGGTGCGGACGGAAACGATTATGATACCTTTACCACACCCCGCAGCGAGAGTAAGGGATTGGGAGATATAGCGGTTGTACAGGAACTGGTTGACGATTTTTATATGAAAGACGGGTTGCCGATCAAAAATACGTCTTTTTTGTCTAAGTCTCCATTGTACAGTGAAACCGGATTCGGCACATACAATGGAGTGGAGGTTTCCAATATGTATATCGACCGTGAGCCGCGCTTTTACAATACGGTCACCTTTTCCGGGAAAAGATGGCATATCAGTAATAAAGAAGTGCAGTTCTACAGAGGTGGGAACGCCGACAACAGGGTGGAAGGATCCCCGAGGACAGGGTATCTCCTCTATAAGAGGGTTAATCGTACCGTGCACATGGATTCCCCGGGAGTCAAGTCCAAGTTCAGACCTTCCATCATCTTCCGCCTGGCTGACTTTTACCTGTTATATGCCGAGGCATTGAATGAAGTCACCCCGTCCGATCCCGATGTATTGGAATATGTAAACCGTGTAAGGGAACGTGCCGGATTGCCGAAGCTGGAAGAACTCAACCCTGCTATAAAAGGAGACCAAAATTTACAACGGGAAGCCATCCGCAGGGAAAGGCGCATCGAGCTGGCAACCGAAGGACAACGTTATTTCGACGTGCGGCGGTGGATGATCGCTGAAAACGCGCCGGGAGAAGGCGGACAGGGAGGAAACTTCCACGGCATGAACATGTATGGGAACAAAACCACATTTCATACAAGAACGGTCATACATGACCGTAGCTTTAAAAGGAAAAATTATTTTGATCCCATACCTTACGCCGCCATTCAGAAAAGTGAGCAACTTGTTCAGAATCCGGGTTGGTAA
- a CDS encoding TonB-dependent receptor, protein MKNFDKYGISHIINIQLLRRMKIATILLLTCVGICGAANSYSQDKELSLNLEEKTVKEVFAEIEKNSEFIFFYFHDDVDLDRKVTVNVKEKKINEILDQIFRSTDTGYLIKDRQIYLSKKHPQIRQSGKKRITGTVTDANGDPMIGANVSVRNTTNGTVTNIDGLYVIDANDTDILVFNYIGFLTQEVRIGDRNVLNITLQEDEQMLEEVVVVGYGQQSKSSVVSSVSTVTSKELSVPTSNLTNNLAGQLAGLISIQRSGEPGRDDAEFWIRGISTFKGGTNPLVLVDGIPRAISNIEPDEIETFSLLKDAAATAVYGAEGANGVILITSKRGNISKPRISFRGEYSVSQPTRLPEFVDSWDYIELANEANFNDGENPYKYPEEIERYRNRVDNDLYPNSKWMDELLANNYSNQRYTLNFRGGAENAKYFVSMAYFQQEGIFKQNPMEKYKGDFGFERYNLRSNIDLNVTKSTLLSIDLSGQYVNRTTSNRSPGDIFRFMLHTPPHLFPPVYSDGTLATYLTQSDGNNRNPYNMLMNQGYRKMWGTMIQSNIGLNQDLSFVTPGLKFNGKVSLDYDGNFQTLRNHWPSLFNAIGRDEDGTLIFATSESGSPELKDPETQPSVSYRRIYIEGSFDYLRTFQEKHTVGGMLLYMQKETQASDVVLPFRKQGMVGRATYSYDDRYFIEGNFGYTGSETFAKGKKFGFFPAVGLSYYISNEKFYPAALSNIMNKAKIRLSYGRTGNDDTGSARFLYRATFQMDAGGFNQGIGSNGGTNGLGDGIKDIRFVNNNIQWEIENKRNVGVDLGFMNNRIELTADYFNNRRENILMERNTIPGVAGFHARPWENFGIVDNRGVDASLNVRQDWGPVKVSMRGTFTFARNKIIEYDELPKEYPWQAVTGTRVGDHELYIAERLYTEDDFIKTQKANGTYTYELKPGLPEVTLEGILGPGDIKYRDINNDGRIDNFDKVRGVGHPYNPEINYGFGINVEYKGFYVSTFFQGTGNSSILLASGNNTFWPFNWGIEKSNIRKEFLDSRWTADNPSQDVIMPRLHVGYAKNVNKEPSTWWLRNGSFLRFKNLEVGYNIPKQYTQQLLLNGARVYLQGYNMYVWDDVKYWDPELGNQNGGNSYPLPRTFTLGVELNF, encoded by the coding sequence ATGTGTCGGTATCTGTGGAGCTGCCAACAGCTATTCACAAGACAAGGAACTCTCTTTAAACCTGGAAGAAAAAACCGTCAAAGAAGTCTTTGCGGAAATAGAGAAGAACAGTGAATTTATATTTTTTTATTTCCATGATGATGTGGATCTGGATAGAAAGGTTACAGTGAATGTGAAAGAGAAGAAGATCAATGAAATACTGGATCAGATTTTCAGATCAACCGATACAGGTTACTTGATCAAAGACAGACAGATCTACCTGTCCAAAAAGCACCCGCAGATAAGGCAAAGTGGAAAAAAACGCATCACCGGTACCGTCACCGATGCCAACGGCGATCCCATGATCGGGGCGAACGTGTCGGTCAGGAACACGACAAATGGTACCGTCACCAATATAGACGGATTGTATGTAATCGATGCCAATGATACGGATATTCTTGTATTCAACTATATTGGTTTTCTCACCCAGGAAGTCCGTATAGGGGACCGGAATGTATTGAACATAACGCTTCAGGAAGACGAACAGATGCTCGAAGAAGTGGTGGTTGTCGGTTACGGGCAACAGAGCAAATCGAGTGTGGTGAGCTCTGTAAGTACGGTCACTTCAAAAGAATTGTCCGTGCCCACCAGTAATCTTACGAATAACCTGGCAGGCCAGCTTGCCGGACTGATCAGTATCCAGCGCTCCGGGGAACCCGGTCGTGATGACGCGGAATTCTGGATACGGGGTATCAGCACATTCAAAGGGGGAACCAATCCGCTTGTGTTAGTCGATGGGATTCCCAGGGCAATCAGTAACATTGAGCCTGATGAAATAGAAACGTTCAGCCTGTTGAAAGATGCCGCGGCCACAGCGGTATACGGAGCCGAAGGAGCGAACGGCGTTATCCTGATCACTTCCAAACGCGGAAATATCTCAAAACCGAGGATCTCTTTTCGCGGCGAATATTCGGTTTCCCAACCGACCCGCCTGCCTGAATTCGTCGATTCGTGGGATTATATCGAACTGGCCAATGAAGCCAACTTCAATGACGGGGAGAACCCTTATAAATATCCGGAGGAAATAGAAAGATACCGTAACAGGGTCGACAATGACCTGTACCCGAACAGTAAATGGATGGATGAGTTACTGGCCAATAATTATTCCAACCAGCGGTATACCCTGAATTTCAGGGGTGGGGCGGAGAATGCCAAGTACTTCGTGTCAATGGCCTATTTCCAGCAGGAGGGGATCTTCAAGCAAAATCCGATGGAAAAGTATAAAGGCGACTTCGGGTTTGAGCGGTATAATCTCAGGAGCAATATCGATTTGAATGTAACGAAATCGACCCTTCTGAGCATTGACCTAAGCGGGCAGTATGTCAATCGCACGACATCCAACCGGTCGCCCGGCGATATCTTCAGATTCATGTTGCATACCCCGCCCCATTTGTTCCCTCCTGTTTACAGCGACGGCACGCTTGCCACTTATCTTACCCAGAGTGACGGCAATAACAGGAATCCGTATAATATGCTGATGAACCAGGGATACAGGAAAATGTGGGGGACAATGATCCAATCGAATATCGGTTTAAACCAGGATCTTAGCTTTGTTACTCCAGGATTGAAATTTAACGGGAAAGTCAGTCTGGATTATGACGGAAATTTCCAGACCTTAAGAAATCACTGGCCCAGCTTGTTCAATGCCATCGGGCGTGATGAAGACGGAACCCTGATTTTCGCGACATCGGAATCCGGTTCTCCTGAGCTGAAAGATCCTGAAACGCAACCAAGCGTATCGTACCGCAGGATCTATATAGAAGGTTCATTCGATTACTTACGCACCTTTCAGGAGAAACATACGGTAGGAGGTATGCTCCTGTATATGCAGAAAGAAACGCAGGCATCGGATGTGGTTCTTCCGTTCAGGAAGCAGGGGATGGTAGGCCGTGCGACTTATTCGTACGACGACCGGTATTTTATAGAGGGTAACTTCGGATATACCGGCAGTGAAACCTTTGCCAAAGGCAAAAAATTCGGATTCTTCCCTGCCGTGGGATTGAGCTATTATATTTCGAACGAAAAATTCTATCCTGCAGCATTGAGCAATATCATGAACAAGGCGAAGATAAGGCTTTCTTACGGACGTACGGGAAATGACGATACCGGAAGCGCCCGTTTCCTTTACCGCGCTACATTTCAGATGGATGCAGGCGGTTTCAATCAGGGAATAGGTTCCAACGGCGGCACCAATGGACTGGGAGACGGGATCAAGGATATCCGGTTCGTGAATAACAATATCCAATGGGAAATTGAGAATAAAAGAAATGTGGGTGTCGATCTTGGATTCATGAACAACCGGATCGAACTGACCGCCGATTATTTCAATAACAGGAGGGAGAATATACTGATGGAGCGGAACACCATTCCCGGTGTAGCCGGGTTCCACGCAAGGCCCTGGGAAAATTTCGGGATTGTGGATAACCGGGGTGTGGATGCCAGTCTGAATGTCCGCCAGGATTGGGGACCGGTAAAAGTAAGCATGAGAGGTACCTTCACTTTTGCACGGAATAAAATTATCGAATACGATGAATTGCCGAAGGAATATCCGTGGCAGGCCGTCACCGGCACAAGAGTGGGAGACCATGAGTTGTATATTGCTGAAAGGCTGTACACGGAAGACGATTTCATAAAAACACAAAAAGCGAATGGTACTTATACATACGAACTGAAACCCGGATTACCCGAAGTCACGTTGGAAGGTATCCTAGGTCCCGGTGATATCAAATACAGGGATATCAATAATGACGGCAGGATCGACAACTTTGACAAGGTAAGAGGAGTCGGTCATCCTTACAATCCGGAAATAAACTATGGCTTCGGGATAAATGTCGAGTACAAAGGATTTTATGTAAGTACTTTTTTCCAGGGGACAGGTAATTCATCTATCCTTCTGGCAAGCGGCAACAACACCTTCTGGCCTTTCAACTGGGGAATCGAAAAATCAAATATCCGTAAAGAGTTCCTCGACAGTCGGTGGACAGCCGACAATCCAAGCCAGGATGTGATCATGCCGAGATTACACGTAGGCTATGCTAAAAATGTGAACAAGGAACCCAGTACGTGGTGGTTGAGAAACGGAAGTTTCCTTCGTTTCAAGAATCTTGAAGTAGGCTATAACATCCCAAAGCAATATACGCAGCAGTTACTGTTGAATGGCGCCAGGGTATACCTCCAGGGGTATAATATGTATGTATGGGATGATGTGAAATATTGGGATCCGGAACTCGGTAACCAGAACGGGGGAAATAGTTATCCGCTGCCCCGAACGTTTACGTTGGGGGTTGAATTAAATTTTTAA